The Yoonia sp. SS1-5 genome contains a region encoding:
- a CDS encoding AAA family ATPase, translated as MVDEIQRAPAELRYGEEIARLMAADTAPKPNGWRLSPRAVRRFILGDASLDVQQKFFGDDPLVDRCIVSLMGHQGLMLVGEPGTAKSLLSELLAAAISGTSKLVVQGSAGIIEDHLRYGWNYALLLAEGPSDRALVASPILSAMRNGQIARIEELTRCAPEVQDAIISLMSEKTIAIPELGPEVESRAIPGFNLIGTANLRDRGVHDMSSALKRRFNFETVQPIADAQFEKELISRQVAQRMAESPIAPAVPHDVLDLVVDVFRDLRTGTTADGASVAIPNSVMSTAEAVNVTHAAVLEAAYLDDGTLTAGHVARQLGGTVFKDDPEDARKLRAYVDQIAKPRARGSRAWAAFYKSAKESLRD; from the coding sequence ATGGTAGATGAAATCCAGCGCGCACCCGCCGAGCTGCGTTATGGCGAAGAAATCGCCCGGTTGATGGCCGCCGATACGGCCCCCAAACCCAACGGCTGGCGCTTGTCCCCGCGCGCGGTACGACGGTTTATCCTGGGCGACGCGTCGCTGGATGTGCAGCAGAAATTCTTTGGAGATGATCCTTTGGTCGACCGCTGCATCGTGTCTTTGATGGGGCATCAGGGTTTGATGCTGGTGGGTGAACCCGGCACGGCGAAATCACTGTTGTCGGAATTGCTGGCGGCGGCCATCAGCGGGACATCGAAGCTGGTTGTGCAAGGATCTGCGGGGATTATCGAGGATCACCTGCGCTATGGCTGGAACTATGCGTTGTTACTGGCCGAAGGGCCGAGCGATCGTGCTTTGGTGGCATCCCCCATCCTGAGTGCGATGCGAAACGGTCAGATTGCTCGGATTGAGGAGCTGACCCGCTGCGCGCCAGAGGTGCAGGATGCGATTATTTCGTTGATGTCCGAAAAAACGATTGCGATCCCTGAACTGGGGCCTGAGGTTGAAAGCCGGGCCATTCCGGGTTTCAACCTGATCGGCACGGCCAACCTGCGGGACCGGGGCGTGCATGATATGTCGAGCGCGTTGAAACGGCGGTTCAATTTCGAAACGGTGCAGCCCATTGCCGATGCGCAGTTTGAGAAAGAGCTGATCAGCCGGCAGGTGGCGCAGCGGATGGCCGAAAGCCCGATTGCGCCTGCGGTGCCGCATGATGTGCTTGATCTGGTGGTAGATGTGTTCCGGGATTTGCGCACCGGGACGACGGCTGATGGGGCTAGTGTCGCCATTCCCAACAGCGTGATGTCGACGGCTGAGGCTGTGAACGTGACCCATGCCGCCGTGTTGGAAGCGGCGTATCTGGATGATGGCACGCTGACAGCGGGGCATGTGGCGCGCCAGTTGGGTGGCACGGTGTTCAAGGATGATCCAGAGGACGCCCGCAAACTGCGCGCCTATGTCGATCAGATTGCAAAGCCGCGTGCGCGCGGATCCCGCGCATGGGCTGCGTTTTACAAGTCTGCCAAAGAAAGCCTGCGTGACTGA